From Vigna unguiculata cultivar IT97K-499-35 chromosome 5, ASM411807v1, whole genome shotgun sequence, the proteins below share one genomic window:
- the LOC114184623 gene encoding pulmonary surfactant-associated protein D-like: MPGPFGSSGLLDPFRSSSPPCSFGSSVPPSPFGSSGLLDPFGSSGLSEPFGSSGLSYPFGSSGLSDLFGALIPLDSFESLGAPGPFWSSGLFDPFKASGLSDPFGSLGPLDLFGSSGPLDLFGCSGSSGPF; the protein is encoded by the exons ATGCCTGGCCCGTTCGGTTCTTCGGGCTTGCTTGACCCGTTCAGGTCATCGAGTCCACCTTgctcgttcgggtcatcggtCCCGCCTAGCCCATTCGGGTCTTCTGGCTTGCttgacccgttcgggtcatcaggcTTGTCTGAGccattcgggtcatcgggcctatcttacccgttcgggtcatcaggTTTGTCTGACCTGTTCGGGGCTTTAATCCCGCTTGACTCGTTTGAGTCATTGGGCGCACCTGGCCCGTTTTGGTCTTCGGGCCTGTTTGACCCGTTCAAGGCATCAG GTTTGTCTGACCCATTCGGGTCTTTAGGCCCGCTTGACTTGTTCGGATCTTCGGGCCCGCTTGACTTGTTCGGGTGTTCGGGGTCGTCTGGCCCGTTCTAG